TTCCCACGGCGCTCTTCACTTTTTGGGCGCGATTCGGCCTGCGGTTGCCTCTCCGGTGCGTCAGGCGACATTGCCGCGCTTTTTCCAAAGCTGCATCTCCTGCATTCGTTTGCGCCGTTCGCGCTGGAGCGCTTTGCAGACAAGAGGCTGGTTCTTCCTGTATCCCCATTTGGCCCTGTATTCGTCCGGGGTCAGTCCGAATTTCGCCAAGTGTTTTTTGGTGAGAATTTTGAAAGGCTGGCCGGATTCAAGGCAGACGATGCTCTGTTCGCGGATCGCCTTTTGCGGATCCGGGAAATCGGAAACAGGTTTCGGCGCGGCTCCTTCCGCAAGTCCACGAATGCTTTCGGAGAGCTGCCGGACCATTTCCGTGATCTCCTCGTCGGTCATGATCCGCACGCCTGCCTGGGCTTTTGCGATTTCGAGAGCTTCCTTGAGAAATTCATCCATGGCGGGCTCCTTTGAAATA
This portion of the Paucidesulfovibrio longus DSM 6739 genome encodes:
- a CDS encoding MucR family transcriptional regulator; the encoded protein is MDEFLKEALEIAKAQAGVRIMTDEEITEMVRQLSESIRGLAEGAAPKPVSDFPDPQKAIREQSIVCLESGQPFKILTKKHLAKFGLTPDEYRAKWGYRKNQPLVCKALQRERRKRMQEMQLWKKRGNVA